The window CTTTGCTATAAACTTGTTGACCTGCTGAGTGCCGTCATGATGAAGGCTGCTCAAAAAACAGAAAGTACACTGGATGATCAGCTTGTTCCGCTTATCAGCAAAACCCTGAAAGTGGTCGTCATTATCATTGGCATCTTGTTTATTCTTCAGAATTTTCACTTCAAAATCACAGCACTTCTTGCCGGGATTTCCCTTGGAGGACTTGCCATTGCCCTTGCCGCACAGGATTCTCTTAAAAACTTTTTCGGCTCCCTGCTGATTTTTGTTGACAAACCTTTTCAGATTGGCGACTGGATCATCTCGAATGATGTCAATGGTACTGTTGAAGAAATTGGGTTCCGCTCTACCAGAATCCGCACTATGGAAAACTCTCTGATAAGCATTCCTAATGGTAAACTGGCTGATCAACCCATCGACAACATGGGACTTAGAGTATTCAGACGCTATAAAACCACTCTTTCAGTTACCTACGACACTCCACCTTTTAAAATAAATAACTTTATCGAGGGACTAAAACAGCTTGCTCTTTCTCATCCACAGGTTCGTAAGGATTTATACATTATTCAGCTTTCAGAACTTGCAGATTATTCAATTAATATCCTTTTCCAGATTTACATCATAGCCCCTGACTATCAGTCTGAAATGAAATACCGGCATGAGATTTTGATGGCTGTTCTGAAACTTGCTGAAGAACTGAATATCAGATGGGCTTTCCCTACCCAAACGCTTTTTGTTGAAGAATTCCCTGGTCAGGCATCGCTGACACCCCAACATTCTGAAAATGAGCAGAATCAAAGAAAAAAAATTCCGCAGATTGTCAGCTCACTGAAAAAATCATTTAGCTCAGAGCCAAAAAAAGATAAAATGAATGCCCAGGCCGATGTTGAGGTTCAGAAAAATAAGCAGGAAGATGTTCAACCTTCGCAGTCAAGACAGATTATTAATAAAAAGGGGAAAGAACTCCTTCCGGAAGAAATATTCGAAGAAGCAGTTTTATTAAAAATTAAACCTGAAGTTTTACTGGCTCTGGTCAATCTTGAAAAAAAATCACCTGCCTTCCTGCCTGACGGAAAACCGGGAATCATCTTTCAGGGACACAGATTCTGGAAAGAATTGAAAAAAAGGAATATAGACCCTGTACCATTATCTGAAAAATATCCTGAAATTGTTTACCCAAACTATAACCGTAAGTTTATTTTACGTGGTGAGAAAGAATATGACCGACTGGAAAAAGCAAAATTGATTCATAAAGAAGCTGCTTACCTTTCAACCCAATGGGGAATGTTCAATCTTGATGGATATAGCTTCAAGGAATGTGGCTTTAACTCTGTTAATGAAATGGTTCATCAGTTTTATAAAACCGAGAAAGAACAATTTATCGCATTCCTGAATTATCTGAAAGCCAGGCAGGCCATTGATGTTATTCGTAAATCGGACTGGCTTTCGTATGGGAAAAAAGTTCACGGTAAAAACTTTAACAGTGAGAAATTCATCAGGAAAATGGAAGAAAAGATGAATGAACTGAAAGAGTAGATTAAAACTTAATTATTTTAAAACTTTCCGTTCCCTGCCCGGACATGATTCTCACCAGATAAATTCCATCCTGCCATGAAGTGCTCTCAATGCTTATCTCTCCACAGAAGTTACCGGGGATCAATTTATCAAAACACATTTTCCCGGTTAAATCATATACCATAATCTCAGCATCCTCAGGTAAAGGATAATGAATGTTAACCATCAGATTATTATCAAAAGGATTACTCACATCAATCATAAAATCAGTGCCTGATTTCTCTATTCCGGTAAAACACAATTGATTGACCAGAATATCCAATGGCATTTCAGCACCACCATTAACACTGTTCCATGAAACACTTTTCGTCCCGATAAAAGATAAAATGTCATTGACAACAAGGTTGGCATTCTGCACATCAGGATTAATAGTCTTTTCATTGCAACCGGAACTACCGGAGAAGTTGGTTTTAACCAGATAACCGTCATAAAAAGAATCGGAATGAAAAGAAAAAGTGCTAGCACCAATCATAATTTTCTCATAATCTGCCAGATATGATGAATTATTAGGCACCATTTCGTCTTTTGAACCTCCATACACCTTAAAAAAATTCAACTGACCATCAGCCGAAAAATTTGATAAAAAGATATCCCTGTCACCTGAGCCATAACTAAAGGTATTTCCCGGAAGAAAAATACCATTTTCATCAGTTATCAAAACATCAACAAAATAATCATCTTTGTTAGCCTTAATAACCTTCTGCCATGAAATGGTAAATGTATTATCCGTCTTAATAACAACATTATCTTTCCCGGTTAATGAATTTAAGGTATATCCGGCAAGATAAAAATTGCCAAGTGGATCTTCTTTAGCAGAATAGCAATAATCTTCATTGCTCGTTCCAATAACCTTCCCCAATCCAAGATTACCGTTTTCATTGATCTTAAGAATAAGAAAGTCATGTTTTCCCACGCTGAAAGAATAGCAAATACCCCACATTAAAAACATATTGTCGCTTGTTTTACTAAGATTATAGCAGAGTTCATTCTGATTCCCACCATATTGTTTAATCCATAAAATATCCCCAACCGCAGAAATTTTCAAAGCTGCTACGTCCCATAAGCCGAATGAATTAGATTGTGTTTGGGCAAGAGCCATATAACTCCCATCAGAAAGTTCGATAATACCCCTTCCGATTTCTTCCTTTGAGCCACCATATGCTTTGCTCCAGACAAGACTGCCTGAAGCATTAGTTTTAACAATAAATACATCTCCCCCGCTGCCATAACTACTTGTACTCCCAATTAAAATATAACCTCCATCATTGGTTTGCTGAAGAGAATAACCGTCCTCATCACCGTCTCCTCCATAGGTTTTTGCCCATTTTAGATTTCCTGCCATATCGAACTTAGCTAAAAACATGTCCTTTTTCCCTTTTCCGGAGCTGTTCGTATATCCAATGGCAGCCGTTC is drawn from Sphingobacteriales bacterium and contains these coding sequences:
- a CDS encoding T9SS type A sorting domain-containing protein; its protein translation is MRKTFLIFSLWLMAVMNLYSQNIYQKYFGLVSGEEFVRQIIQTSDKGTAAIGYTNSSGKGKKDMFLAKFDMAGNLKWAKTYGGDGDEDGYSLQQTNDGGYILIGSTSSYGSGGDVFIVKTNASGSLVWSKAYGGSKEEIGRGIIELSDGSYMALAQTQSNSFGLWDVAALKISAVGDILWIKQYGGNQNELCYNLSKTSDNMFLMWGICYSFSVGKHDFLILKINENGNLGLGKVIGTSNEDYCYSAKEDPLGNFYLAGYTLNSLTGKDNVVIKTDNTFTISWQKVIKANKDDYFVDVLITDENGIFLPGNTFSYGSGDRDIFLSNFSADGQLNFFKVYGGSKDEMVPNNSSYLADYEKIMIGASTFSFHSDSFYDGYLVKTNFSGSSGCNEKTINPDVQNANLVVNDILSFIGTKSVSWNSVNGGAEMPLDILVNQLCFTGIEKSGTDFMIDVSNPFDNNLMVNIHYPLPEDAEIMVYDLTGKMCFDKLIPGNFCGEISIESTSWQDGIYLVRIMSGQGTESFKIIKF
- a CDS encoding mechanosensitive ion channel, producing MKNLNSKVFILLPLLFFSAFSLIKAENLEFPTPYQTLETHLKNLEQDNYHPELAAKSIFPVSDDVEKLKYLAISLKQIYDAKGFVVKWSAIPQDSNYRDSATGKNRYYPIPSLPEIYLEKTNGNWFYSKETAELIPKIHASVFRFNTDKILRILPKIGSNKFLGVFVWQLYGIIALIFISYLVFLIFRFLLGFFVFRILIHFVPKETSKKFIKPLSRPLGILISVIFFLIFLPVIQFDASVNSKLIVVAKVLISIFAMVLCYKLVDLLSAVMMKAAQKTESTLDDQLVPLISKTLKVVVIIIGILFILQNFHFKITALLAGISLGGLAIALAAQDSLKNFFGSLLIFVDKPFQIGDWIISNDVNGTVEEIGFRSTRIRTMENSLISIPNGKLADQPIDNMGLRVFRRYKTTLSVTYDTPPFKINNFIEGLKQLALSHPQVRKDLYIIQLSELADYSINILFQIYIIAPDYQSEMKYRHEILMAVLKLAEELNIRWAFPTQTLFVEEFPGQASLTPQHSENEQNQRKKIPQIVSSLKKSFSSEPKKDKMNAQADVEVQKNKQEDVQPSQSRQIINKKGKELLPEEIFEEAVLLKIKPEVLLALVNLEKKSPAFLPDGKPGIIFQGHRFWKELKKRNIDPVPLSEKYPEIVYPNYNRKFILRGEKEYDRLEKAKLIHKEAAYLSTQWGMFNLDGYSFKECGFNSVNEMVHQFYKTEKEQFIAFLNYLKARQAIDVIRKSDWLSYGKKVHGKNFNSEKFIRKMEEKMNELKE